The Microcystis aeruginosa NIES-843 sequence TGATCCCTACGGTTTTGCCCAAGAAGTACGCCCGAAAACCGCCTCGATCGTGGCTAATTTAGATAGCTATACTTGGGATGATAGCGATTGGATGGAAAAACGCCGCCATAGCGATCCTTTAACTCAACCGGTTTCCGTTTACGAATTACACCTCGGTTCTTGGCTGCACGCTTCTAGTGCCGAACCCCCCCGTTTACTTTCTGGGGAAGGGGAAGCGGTTCCCGTGTCGGAATGGAACACTGGGGCGCGCTTTTTGAGTTACTACGAGTTAGCCCAAAAACTAATTCCCTACGTTAAAGAATTAGGTTACACCCATATCGAATTATTACCGATCGCCGAGCATCCTTTTGATGGTTCTTGGGGTTATCAAGTGACGGGTTATTTTGCCCCCACCAGTCGCTACGGCAATCCTGAAGATTTCATGTATTTTGTCGATCAATGTCACCAAAATGGCCTTGGTGTGCTAGTGGATTGGGTCCCCGGTCACTTCCCCAAAGATGGCCACGGGTTAGCTTTCTTTGATGGTACTCATCTTTACGAACACGGCGACCCGCGCAAAGGGGAACACAAGGAATGGGGAACCTTAATTTTTAACTACGGTCGCAACGAAGTCAGAAATTTCCTCGTCGCTAATGCTCTTTTTTGGTTCGATAAGTACCATATTGACGGCATTCGCGTGGACGCGGTGGCTTCTATGCTCTATCTCGATTATTGTCGTAAAGATGGGGAATGGGTGGCTAACGAGTACGGTGGCCGGGAAAATTTAGAGGCAGCGGAATTCCTGCGTCAAGTTAATCATGTAATTTTTAGCTATTTCCCCGGAATTCTCTCTATTGCCGAAGAATCCACCGCTTGGCCGATGGTGTCCTGGCCCACCTATATGGGCGGTTTAGGCTTTAATTTGAAGTGGAATATGGGCTGGATGCACGATATGCTCGATTATTTCGGCATGGATCCCTGGTTCCGTCAATTCCATCAAAATAATGTCACTTTTAGTATGTGGTATAACCACAGCGAGAATTATATGCTGGCTTTGTCCCACGATGAAGTGGTTCACGGCAAAAGTAATATGATTGGCAAAATGCCGGGGGATGAGTGGCAAAAATTCGCCAATGTCCGGGCATTATTTAGTTATATGTTTACCCACCCCGGCAAGAAAACCATGTTTATGAGCATGGAATTTGGCCAGTGGAGTGAGTGGAATGTTTGGGGTGATTTGGAGTGGGGTCTTTTGCAGTACGAACCCCATCAACAGCTAAAACGCTTTTTCTCAGATTTGAACGCCACCTATAAGAGTGAACCTGCTTTATATACCCAGGATTTTGGT is a genomic window containing:
- the glgB gene encoding 1,4-alpha-glucan branching enzyme, with product MSIVVSPEQVHQIVNNLHHDPFEVLGAHPLEEEGKVNKWVVRAYLPKTTAAWVILPSQRQEYPMTTAYHPHFFECVIDISELNNYQLRIHEGEQERVIYDSYAFRSAKLSDFDLHLFGEGNHHRIYEKLGAHLAEIEGIKGVYFAVWAPNARNVSIIGDFNNWDGRDHQMRKRNNMVWELFIPEIGVGTKYKYEIKNWEGHIYEKSDPYGFAQEVRPKTASIVANLDSYTWDDSDWMEKRRHSDPLTQPVSVYELHLGSWLHASSAEPPRLLSGEGEAVPVSEWNTGARFLSYYELAQKLIPYVKELGYTHIELLPIAEHPFDGSWGYQVTGYFAPTSRYGNPEDFMYFVDQCHQNGLGVLVDWVPGHFPKDGHGLAFFDGTHLYEHGDPRKGEHKEWGTLIFNYGRNEVRNFLVANALFWFDKYHIDGIRVDAVASMLYLDYCRKDGEWVANEYGGRENLEAAEFLRQVNHVIFSYFPGILSIAEESTAWPMVSWPTYMGGLGFNLKWNMGWMHDMLDYFGMDPWFRQFHQNNVTFSMWYNHSENYMLALSHDEVVHGKSNMIGKMPGDEWQKFANVRALFSYMFTHPGKKTMFMSMEFGQWSEWNVWGDLEWGLLQYEPHQQLKRFFSDLNATYKSEPALYTQDFGQDGFEWIDCSDNSHSVVSFLRWSKNWQEFLVVVCNFTPQPHSHYRVGVPHPGFYQEIFNSDAGKYGGSNMGNLGGKWSEEWSYHSRPYSIDLCLPPLGVLVLKISPNASGE